The following coding sequences lie in one Pseudomonas svalbardensis genomic window:
- a CDS encoding DUF6124 family protein: protein MFKPTPNPPNSDPVTPSESTDSETRQPSKIFLIAPDIDNQTLLEYACESLASANVMASDFARYLEGSQCNTLLGIQQSIMLGELAVNRVLDNLDPP from the coding sequence ATGTTCAAGCCAACTCCGAACCCGCCGAATTCCGATCCGGTCACTCCATCCGAATCAACAGATTCCGAAACACGCCAACCAAGCAAAATCTTCCTCATCGCCCCCGATATCGACAACCAAACTTTGCTGGAATACGCCTGTGAATCCCTGGCATCAGCGAACGTCATGGCGAGTGATTTCGCGAGGTATCTGGAAGGATCGCAGTGCAACACACTGCTGGGGATTCAACAGTCGATCATGCTGGGAGAATTGGCGGTGAACCGGGTGCTGGATAACCTCGATCCACCCTAG
- a CDS encoding MFS transporter: MKTAVAPLAHEVPPAAVDDVVAELKEIYIEKGTPMFMRTVLALFSGGFATFALLYCVQPMMPLLSHEYSINAAQSSLILSVATGMLAIGLLITGPISDRIGRKPVMVAALFAAALCTIASSMMPSWHGVLVMRALIGLSLSGLAAVAMTYLSEEIHPQHIGLAMGLYIGGNAIGGMCGRLIVGVLIDFVSWHTAMLVIGGLALIAAAVFWKILPESRNFRSRSLHPRSLLDGFTMHFRDAGLPLLFLEAFVLMGAFVTLFNYIGYRLLAEPYHMDQAFVGLLSVVYLSGIYSSAKIGALADQLGRRKVLWATILLMIAGLALTMFTPLPVVIIGMLIFTFGFFGAHSVASSWIGRRAIKAKGQASSLYLFSYYAGSSIAGTAGGVFWHMGGWNGIGLFIGGLLVIALLVALKLAKLPPLENVKA; this comes from the coding sequence GTGAAAACTGCTGTCGCTCCACTTGCCCATGAAGTTCCGCCCGCAGCGGTTGACGATGTTGTCGCCGAACTAAAGGAGATCTATATCGAAAAGGGCACGCCGATGTTCATGCGCACGGTGCTGGCACTATTCTCCGGCGGCTTCGCGACCTTTGCTCTGCTCTATTGCGTGCAGCCGATGATGCCGCTGCTGTCCCATGAGTACTCCATCAATGCGGCCCAGAGCAGCCTGATCCTGTCGGTCGCCACCGGCATGCTCGCCATTGGTCTGCTGATCACCGGCCCCATCTCCGACCGCATCGGGCGTAAACCGGTGATGGTCGCCGCGCTGTTCGCCGCCGCGCTCTGCACAATTGCCAGTTCAATGATGCCGAGCTGGCACGGCGTGCTGGTGATGCGGGCGCTGATAGGGCTGTCATTAAGCGGTCTGGCAGCAGTCGCCATGACTTACTTGAGCGAAGAGATCCATCCACAGCACATCGGTCTGGCCATGGGCTTGTACATCGGCGGCAATGCCATCGGCGGCATGTGTGGACGATTAATTGTCGGAGTATTGATCGACTTCGTCAGCTGGCATACGGCGATGCTGGTCATCGGTGGCCTGGCGCTGATTGCCGCAGCGGTGTTCTGGAAGATCCTTCCCGAGTCGCGCAACTTCCGCTCGCGCTCGCTGCATCCGCGCAGCTTGCTGGACGGTTTCACCATGCACTTTCGCGACGCCGGCCTACCGCTGCTGTTCCTCGAAGCCTTTGTGCTGATGGGTGCGTTCGTCACGCTGTTCAACTACATCGGCTATCGCTTGCTGGCCGAGCCGTATCACATGGATCAGGCGTTCGTCGGGCTGCTTTCAGTGGTGTACCTGTCGGGCATCTACAGCTCGGCGAAAATCGGAGCCCTGGCCGACCAACTCGGCCGGCGCAAAGTGCTCTGGGCGACCATCCTGCTGATGATCGCCGGCCTCGCCCTGACCATGTTCACGCCGCTGCCGGTGGTGATCATCGGCATGTTGATCTTTACCTTTGGCTTCTTCGGCGCCCATTCGGTGGCGAGCAGCTGGATTGGGCGTCGTGCGATCAAGGCAAAGGGGCAAGCGTCTTCGCTTTATCTGTTCAGCTATTACGCCGGGTCGAGCATCGCCGGGACGGCGGGCGGGGTGTTCTGGCACATGGGTGGATGGAATGGGATCGGGCTGTTCATTGGCGGGTTACTGGTGATTGCGCTGCTGGTGGCGTTGAAACTGGCGAAGTTGCCACCGTTAGAGAATGTGAAGGCCTGA
- a CDS encoding LysR family transcriptional regulator — translation MELRHLRYFIAVAEELHFGRAAQVLGISQPPLSQQIQALEQEVGARLFERTNRRVELSEAGRLFLEEARLVLAQVDKATDVARRAQLGELGELKIGFTSSAPFNSTIPQAIFSFRQRFPAVHLNLREMSSTQVADALVDESIEVGIMRPLGLPDSLSVVELMREPLVAVLSSKHPLVTDSEEGLFLSALALEPFVFFPRSYGSGLYAQLLSLARDAGFSPHFAQEAGEAMTIIGLVAAGLGVSVLPASYQRMRIEGVVYRPLLDPEAVSAVWLVQRKDQKSPMAKAFVELLTRKVEPLKA, via the coding sequence ATGGAATTGCGTCACCTGCGCTACTTCATTGCTGTTGCCGAAGAACTGCACTTCGGCCGCGCTGCCCAGGTACTGGGCATCTCGCAACCGCCGCTGAGTCAGCAGATTCAGGCGCTGGAGCAGGAGGTGGGCGCGCGATTGTTCGAGCGCACCAATCGTCGGGTCGAGCTCAGTGAAGCCGGCCGGCTGTTTCTGGAAGAGGCGCGGCTGGTGTTGGCGCAGGTCGACAAGGCGACGGATGTTGCACGGCGGGCGCAGTTGGGTGAGCTGGGTGAACTAAAGATTGGCTTCACCTCCTCAGCTCCCTTCAACTCGACCATCCCTCAGGCGATTTTTTCGTTTCGCCAACGATTCCCGGCGGTGCACCTGAACCTGCGGGAGATGAGCAGCACCCAGGTCGCGGATGCGTTGGTGGATGAGTCGATTGAAGTCGGGATCATGCGGCCGCTTGGGTTGCCGGACTCGCTCAGCGTGGTGGAGCTGATGCGTGAGCCGCTGGTGGCGGTGCTCAGTTCGAAGCATCCGTTAGTGACCGATAGTGAGGAAGGCTTGTTTCTGTCAGCTCTGGCCCTCGAACCCTTCGTATTTTTCCCACGCAGTTATGGCAGTGGTCTGTATGCACAATTGCTCAGCCTGGCCCGGGATGCCGGTTTCAGTCCGCACTTCGCGCAAGAGGCTGGCGAGGCGATGACGATTATCGGGTTGGTGGCGGCGGGGCTGGGTGTATCCGTGCTGCCGGCGTCTTATCAGCGGATGCGCATCGAAGGGGTGGTCTATCGGCCGCTGCTCGATCCAGAGGCGGTGTCGGCGGTCTGGCTGGTGCAGCGCAAGGATCAGAAGTCGCCGATGGCCAAGGCGTTTGTGGAGTTGTTGACGCGTAAGGTTGAGCCGCTGAAGGCGTGA
- a CDS encoding hotdog family protein, with amino-acid sequence MIDWPIAELLPHAGDMIFIEQILSFDDEQIHTRLTVKPDGLFNRPDGSLPAWVGIELMAQSVAAYAGCHARQRGDAVELGFLLGTRKFECNVEHFPAGTELTIHGIRSLEDDNGMGVFECHITAPGIHATARLNVFRPPQAAQYLHETQGTQP; translated from the coding sequence ATGATTGACTGGCCGATCGCCGAACTGCTGCCGCACGCTGGCGACATGATCTTCATCGAACAGATCCTGTCGTTCGATGACGAGCAGATTCACACCCGTCTCACGGTCAAACCCGATGGCCTGTTCAACCGCCCGGACGGCAGCCTGCCAGCCTGGGTCGGCATCGAACTGATGGCCCAGAGCGTCGCCGCCTACGCCGGTTGCCATGCCCGTCAGCGTGGCGATGCGGTGGAGCTGGGGTTTCTGCTCGGCACCCGCAAATTCGAATGCAACGTCGAGCACTTTCCCGCCGGCACCGAGCTGACCATCCACGGCATCCGCTCGCTGGAAGACGACAACGGCATGGGCGTGTTCGAATGCCACATCACCGCCCCCGGCATTCACGCCACCGCTCGTCTGAACGTGTTCCGTCCGCCTCAGGCCGCTCAATACCTTCATGAAACCCAAGGAACCCAGCCATGA
- the hemE gene encoding uroporphyrinogen decarboxylase, whose protein sequence is MTALKNDRFLRALLKQPVDVTPVWMMRQAGRYLPEYRASRAKAGDFMSLCMNPEFACEVTMQPLDRYPQLDAAILFSDILTIPDAMGQGLYFETGEGPRFKKVISTLADIEALPIPDPHKDLGYVMDAVSTIRRELNGRVPLIGFAGSPWTLATYMVEGGSSKDYRKTKTMLYDNPQALHLLLDKLAQTVTSYLNGQIMAGAQAVQIFDSWGGSLSAAAYQEFSLAYMRKIVSGLIREHEGRKVPVILFTKNGGLWLESIADAGADALGLDWTCDIGNARDRVGSKVALQGNMDPTVLYAKPEAIRTEVGRILASYGKGSGHVFNLGHGITPEVDPEHAGAFLRAVHELSAQYHE, encoded by the coding sequence ATGACTGCCCTGAAGAACGACCGTTTCCTTCGCGCCCTGCTCAAGCAACCCGTAGACGTCACGCCTGTCTGGATGATGCGTCAGGCCGGTCGCTACCTGCCGGAATACCGCGCCAGCCGTGCCAAGGCCGGCGACTTCATGAGCCTGTGCATGAACCCGGAGTTCGCTTGCGAAGTCACGATGCAGCCGCTCGACCGCTACCCACAACTGGACGCGGCGATCCTGTTCTCCGACATCCTGACCATCCCCGATGCCATGGGCCAGGGCCTGTACTTCGAAACCGGTGAAGGTCCGCGCTTCAAGAAAGTCATCAGCACCCTGGCTGACATCGAAGCTCTGCCGATTCCTGATCCGCACAAAGACCTCGGCTACGTCATGGACGCGGTCAGCACCATCCGCCGCGAACTGAACGGCCGCGTGCCGCTGATCGGCTTCGCCGGCAGCCCATGGACCCTGGCCACCTACATGGTCGAAGGCGGCTCGTCGAAAGACTACCGCAAGACCAAAACCATGCTCTACGACAACCCGCAAGCCTTGCACCTGCTGCTGGACAAGCTCGCGCAGACGGTCACCAGCTACCTCAACGGCCAGATCATGGCCGGGGCGCAAGCGGTGCAGATCTTCGATAGTTGGGGCGGCAGCCTTTCGGCGGCGGCGTACCAGGAGTTCTCCCTGGCTTACATGCGCAAAATCGTCAGCGGCCTGATCCGTGAACACGAAGGTCGCAAAGTGCCGGTGATTCTGTTCACCAAGAACGGCGGCCTGTGGCTCGAAAGCATTGCCGACGCAGGCGCTGATGCGCTCGGCCTGGACTGGACCTGCGACATCGGCAACGCCCGTGATCGCGTCGGCAGCAAAGTCGCCCTGCAAGGCAACATGGACCCAACCGTGCTGTATGCCAAGCCAGAAGCCATTCGCACCGAAGTCGGCCGCATCCTCGCCAGCTACGGCAAAGGCAGCGGCCACGTGTTCAACCTCGGCCATGGCATCACGCCTGAAGTCGACCCGGAACACGCTGGCGCCTTCCTGCGCGCGGTGCATGAACTGTCGGCGCAGTATCACGAGTGA
- the fabG gene encoding 3-oxoacyl-ACP reductase FabG, protein MTESVLITGSSRGIGRAIALRLAQAGHDIVLHCRSGLADAEAVKAEIEALGRNVRILQFDVSDRANCKAILEADVETHGAYYGVVLNAGLTRDGAFPALSEDDWDVVMRTNLDGFYNVLHPVMMPMIRRRAAGRIVCITSVSGLIGNRGQVNYSASKAGLIGAAKALAIELGKRKITVNCVAPGLIDTAMLDENVPVEEMMKMIPAQRMGTPEEVASAVNFLISAEASYITRQVLAVNGGLC, encoded by the coding sequence ATGACTGAATCCGTACTGATCACCGGTTCCAGCCGTGGCATCGGCCGCGCTATCGCTTTGCGTCTGGCTCAGGCCGGGCATGACATCGTGCTGCATTGCCGCAGCGGCCTGGCGGACGCTGAAGCCGTGAAGGCCGAAATCGAAGCCTTGGGGCGCAATGTGCGCATTCTGCAATTCGACGTGTCCGATCGCGCCAACTGCAAAGCCATTCTCGAAGCCGACGTGGAAACCCATGGCGCCTATTACGGTGTGGTGCTGAACGCCGGCCTGACACGCGACGGTGCTTTTCCAGCCCTGAGCGAGGATGATTGGGATGTGGTGATGCGCACCAACCTCGACGGTTTCTACAACGTGCTGCACCCGGTGATGATGCCGATGATTCGTCGTCGCGCGGCCGGGCGGATTGTTTGCATCACCTCGGTTTCCGGGTTGATCGGCAACCGTGGACAGGTCAACTACAGCGCCTCCAAGGCCGGTTTGATCGGCGCGGCGAAGGCGTTGGCGATCGAGTTGGGCAAGCGCAAAATTACTGTTAACTGTGTCGCACCCGGCTTGATCGACACCGCAATGCTCGATGAAAACGTGCCGGTGGAAGAAATGATGAAAATGATCCCCGCACAACGCATGGGCACCCCGGAAGAGGTGGCCAGCGCGGTGAATTTCCTGATATCGGCGGAAGCGTCGTACATCACCCGGCAGGTTCTGGCCGTTAACGGAGGCCTGTGTTGA
- a CDS encoding beta-ketoacyl-ACP synthase, translating into MKRVVVTGMAGITSLGSDWDTIAGNFAANRSGIRRMDEWDRFTELNTRLAGPIDDFKVPSHWTRKQLRSMGRVSRLAVGAAEQALADAGLLGDPSIKDGRMGVSCGSSTGSTDEIKAFGNMLLNSVAEGLNANSYVRMMPHTTAANISIFFGLTGRLIPTSSACTSGSQGIGYAYESVKFGRLPLMLAGGAEELCPTEAMVFDALYATSLKNDAPQTSPRPYDSGRDGLVIGEGSGMLVLEELEHALARGAHIHAELVGFGSNADGQHATRPEQVTMRRAMELALEDAGLQPSDIGYVNGHGTATEQGDIAETLATSALFGEHMPISSQKSFLGHTLGACGALESWFSIEMMNRDLYVHTLNLDDVDPHCGKLDYLRGEFRQMSNQYVMNNNFAFGGVNTSLIFKRWS; encoded by the coding sequence ATGAAGCGCGTCGTCGTCACCGGCATGGCCGGCATCACCTCACTGGGCAGCGATTGGGATACCATCGCCGGCAACTTCGCGGCCAACCGCAGCGGCATCCGCCGGATGGACGAGTGGGATCGCTTCACCGAACTCAACACGCGCCTGGCGGGGCCGATCGATGACTTCAAAGTGCCGAGCCACTGGACCCGCAAACAATTGCGCAGCATGGGCCGGGTCTCGCGCCTGGCGGTCGGCGCGGCAGAACAGGCATTGGCCGATGCCGGTCTGTTGGGTGACCCCTCGATCAAAGACGGGCGCATGGGCGTCTCCTGCGGCTCATCCACCGGCAGCACCGACGAGATCAAGGCGTTCGGCAACATGCTGCTCAACTCGGTGGCCGAGGGCCTGAACGCCAACTCCTATGTGCGCATGATGCCGCACACAACGGCGGCGAATATCAGCATCTTCTTCGGCCTCACCGGCCGGCTGATCCCGACCTCCAGCGCTTGCACCAGCGGCAGTCAGGGCATCGGTTACGCCTACGAGTCGGTCAAGTTTGGTCGCCTGCCATTGATGCTCGCCGGCGGTGCCGAAGAACTGTGCCCCACCGAAGCGATGGTCTTCGATGCGCTCTACGCCACCAGCCTGAAAAACGATGCGCCGCAGACTTCCCCACGCCCGTACGACAGCGGCCGCGATGGCCTGGTGATCGGTGAAGGCAGCGGCATGCTGGTGCTCGAAGAACTCGAACACGCATTGGCTCGCGGTGCGCACATCCACGCCGAACTCGTCGGTTTCGGCAGCAACGCCGACGGCCAGCACGCCACCCGCCCAGAGCAGGTCACCATGCGCAGGGCCATGGAACTGGCCCTGGAAGACGCCGGGTTACAGCCTTCTGACATCGGCTACGTGAATGGTCACGGCACGGCCACTGAACAGGGCGACATTGCCGAAACACTGGCAACGAGCGCGTTGTTCGGCGAGCACATGCCGATCAGCTCGCAAAAGAGTTTCCTCGGTCACACCCTCGGAGCCTGCGGTGCGCTGGAATCCTGGTTCAGCATCGAAATGATGAACCGCGACCTGTACGTCCACACCCTCAACCTCGACGACGTCGACCCGCACTGCGGCAAACTCGATTACCTGCGCGGCGAATTCCGCCAGATGAGCAACCAGTACGTGATGAACAACAACTTTGCGTTTGGCGGGGTTAATACGTCGCTGATTTTTAAGCGCTGGTCGTAA